The nucleotide window AAAAAAGAGAGTTTTGTCTTCAGATGGAACTCAAGGGGAAGAGGGGACAAGAAGGTGTGGGGGGCGTGAGGTAGTATAGGGGTTGGAGGAGAGAGTATAGGACCTATAGGATATATAGACCCATAGGACCTATGACTGCAGGGGGGATGAGGGGGGACAGGTTCTTTAAGGATAAGGATATTCTTTTCTCTCTTTTCCGTCTCTCTTTGCGACCTCTGCGAACTCGAGCGAAGCGGGCGAGAGATAAGGTTCTTCAGCCTTTCCCCCGCTCCCACCTCACCCCCCGGATACCGAGAGGAGGCGTTCCAGTTCTTCGATGAAGGCTCTCTGGCCCTTGATGATCTTTGTCTTTGCCGATGGGAGGTCGAACCAGGCGGCCCTGTCGGCTTCGGGGAATTCGGCCATCTTGCCGGAACGCGGCGGCCATTCCATGGAGAAGAGGTTGCTTTTCATCTTCGTGGTGTCGCAGTCGCCCTCGAAGGCCCAGGCGGCTATCACCTTCCCGCTTGGCTGCT belongs to Syntrophorhabdus sp. and includes:
- a CDS encoding NUDIX domain-containing protein, which translates into the protein MYRRLGGAVEVLLIHPGGPFWSGKDDGAWSIPKGLIDPGEDELLAAIREFEEETGFPGEGEFFALPPVKQPSGKVIAAWAFEGDCDTTKMKSNLFSMEWPPRSGKMAEFPEADRAAWFDLPSAKTKIIKGQRAFIEELERLLSVSGG